A genomic window from Agrobacterium tumefaciens includes:
- a CDS encoding ABC transporter permease — MKKFTLNGLIGGFLIALLLITAVTGLFWTPYDPMKLGFASRLAAPGPSHLLGTDEFGRDVLSRLMVGARASVWIGFLTVSFATIFGTLIGLVSGYARGWVDGVIMAINNALLAFPGILLALGLLAVFGANQYGIIFALGIAYTPSMARVVRGAVLSLREREFIEASLVMGNGEIYTMFRHILPNCIAPITVLATSMFGWAILSESALSFLGLGVPPPAPTWGNMLAAGRPFIQQAVWLGLFPGLCIALTLLGINLLGDALRDRLDPRMRGLK; from the coding sequence ATGAAAAAGTTCACACTCAACGGGCTTATCGGCGGCTTTCTCATCGCCCTCCTGCTCATCACCGCCGTGACCGGCCTGTTCTGGACACCCTATGATCCGATGAAGCTCGGTTTCGCCTCGCGTCTCGCCGCGCCCGGCCCAAGCCATCTTCTCGGCACCGACGAATTCGGGCGCGATGTTTTGAGCCGCCTGATGGTCGGCGCGCGTGCCAGCGTCTGGATCGGTTTTCTGACGGTCAGCTTCGCGACAATCTTCGGCACGCTGATCGGCCTTGTCAGCGGTTATGCGCGCGGCTGGGTGGATGGCGTCATCATGGCCATCAACAATGCGCTGCTCGCCTTTCCGGGCATTCTTCTGGCGCTCGGCCTGCTCGCGGTTTTCGGTGCCAACCAGTATGGCATCATCTTTGCGCTCGGCATCGCATATACGCCGTCCATGGCCCGCGTTGTGCGTGGCGCAGTGCTTTCTCTGCGTGAGCGGGAATTCATCGAGGCGTCGCTGGTAATGGGCAATGGTGAGATCTACACCATGTTCCGCCACATCCTGCCCAATTGCATCGCGCCGATCACGGTTCTTGCCACGTCCATGTTCGGCTGGGCGATCCTTTCGGAAAGTGCGCTGTCCTTCCTCGGCCTCGGCGTGCCGCCGCCGGCGCCCACCTGGGGCAACATGCTGGCCGCCGGCCGTCCCTTCATCCAGCAGGCCGTGTGGCTCGGGCTTTTCCCCGGTCTCTGCATCGCGCTGACGCTGCTTGGCATCAATCTTCTGGGCGATGCCCTGCGCGACAGGCTTGACCCGCGCATGAGAGGTCTCAAATGA
- a CDS encoding ABC transporter permease produces the protein MIRFILSRLLMALPTIAFVSITVFALIRFIPGDPAALMLGDMAQPEQIEAMRTELGLDKSMPQQFVIWAGNVVQGDFGRSIVNDEAVLPLVVSRFLVSAEIVVVAVLLASLIAVPAGVIAAWKQNSLTDLALVGTATLLLSIPTFWLGLLLLLFFGLKLGWLPVLGYVSISDNLVGGMLYLVLPVMTLVIHEMGVLIRMARASTLEVLRLDYITHARAKGLSESAVLWRHAFKNAFGPTWTMIGLILGNLLGGIAVIETVFTIPGLGRLMVDSIFARDYPVIQGCLLFVSLSYVLVNLFVDLLYPLFDPRVVAE, from the coding sequence ATGATAAGATTCATACTGAGCCGTCTTTTGATGGCGCTGCCGACGATCGCATTCGTGTCGATCACGGTTTTCGCGCTCATCCGCTTCATTCCGGGCGATCCGGCTGCCCTGATGCTGGGCGACATGGCGCAACCGGAACAGATCGAAGCCATGAGGACCGAACTCGGCCTCGACAAGTCCATGCCGCAACAATTCGTCATCTGGGCGGGTAATGTGGTGCAGGGCGATTTCGGTCGCTCCATCGTCAATGACGAGGCGGTGCTGCCGCTGGTCGTCTCGCGCTTCCTCGTCAGCGCCGAGATCGTCGTTGTCGCCGTGCTGCTCGCCAGCCTGATTGCGGTTCCTGCGGGCGTGATCGCCGCCTGGAAACAGAACAGCCTGACCGATCTCGCGCTGGTGGGAACGGCGACGCTGCTACTGTCCATTCCGACATTCTGGCTGGGTCTTCTGCTTCTCCTGTTTTTCGGCCTCAAGCTCGGCTGGCTGCCGGTGCTCGGATATGTGTCGATCAGCGACAATCTCGTCGGCGGCATGCTTTATCTCGTCCTGCCCGTCATGACGCTGGTGATCCATGAAATGGGTGTGCTGATCCGCATGGCGCGCGCCTCGACGCTGGAAGTGCTGCGGCTGGATTACATTACCCATGCCCGCGCCAAGGGCCTTTCGGAAAGCGCGGTTCTCTGGCGGCATGCCTTCAAGAACGCCTTTGGTCCCACCTGGACAATGATCGGCCTTATCCTCGGCAATCTTCTCGGCGGTATCGCCGTCATCGAGACGGTCTTCACCATTCCCGGTCTCGGGCGGTTGATGGTCGACAGTATTTTTGCCCGTGACTATCCCGTCATTCAAGGCTGCCTGCTGTTCGTCTCGCTGTCCTATGTGCTGGTCAACCTCTTCGTCGACCTGCTTTATCCCCTCTTCGATCCGCGTGTGGTTGCCGAATGA
- a CDS encoding LysR family transcriptional regulator: MNIKQLEVLRTLLSTGSTIATAKAMGLSQSGISRLLAQLEADLSLTLFARDKGRLIPTPEAALLARDAENVLLAVDRMSGHAEDLRNGAAGPEIVRIGLPSSMWENFAPAMLIDYVRDFPGVRIETFFETTTAINKLVGERVIDLGFLRMEGEIGPGIDVERVATGKSVCVVREDHPLAKLDEITVKDLRNVPLILIGRQRPNRMALDQVFKKAGVKPMVKIETHTNSSACAYVAHGLGVTIISSFYANLYRHLPVVARPFVPQATQEFGLARASGAPLSIAAQALSDALKREIQLSQKID, translated from the coding sequence ATGAATATCAAGCAGCTCGAAGTCCTGCGCACGCTTCTTTCCACCGGCTCCACCATCGCCACCGCAAAGGCCATGGGGCTCAGCCAGTCCGGTATCAGCCGGCTTCTGGCGCAGCTTGAGGCGGACCTGTCGCTGACGCTGTTTGCCCGTGACAAGGGACGGTTGATCCCAACGCCCGAGGCCGCACTTCTTGCCCGCGATGCGGAAAATGTGCTGCTTGCCGTTGATCGCATGTCCGGCCACGCCGAGGATTTGCGCAACGGCGCTGCTGGCCCGGAGATCGTCCGCATCGGCCTGCCGAGCAGCATGTGGGAGAATTTCGCGCCCGCCATGCTGATTGACTATGTCAGGGATTTTCCCGGCGTTCGCATCGAGACTTTTTTCGAAACGACGACCGCCATCAACAAGCTTGTCGGCGAGCGGGTGATCGATCTCGGTTTCCTGCGGATGGAAGGCGAGATTGGCCCGGGCATCGATGTCGAGCGTGTCGCGACCGGCAAAAGCGTCTGTGTGGTCCGGGAGGATCATCCCTTGGCCAAACTCGACGAAATTACCGTCAAGGACCTGCGCAATGTTCCGCTCATTTTGATTGGCCGGCAGCGGCCGAACCGCATGGCGCTCGATCAGGTCTTCAAGAAGGCCGGCGTCAAGCCGATGGTCAAGATCGAGACCCACACAAACAGTTCCGCCTGCGCCTATGTGGCGCATGGGCTGGGGGTGACGATCATCAGCAGCTTTTATGCCAACCTCTACCGGCATCTTCCCGTTGTCGCCCGGCCATTCGTTCCGCAGGCGACGCAGGAATTCGGTCTAGCCCGCGCCTCCGGTGCACCGTTGTCCATCGCGGCACAGGCGCTGAGCGATGCCTTGAAGCGGGAAATCCAGCTTTCGCAAAAAATCGACTGA
- a CDS encoding isoaspartyl peptidase/L-asparaginase family protein, with protein sequence MTKIALAIHGGCGVMPEHSMTPAEWEAARDDLAAALRAGYGVLKAGGTALEAVEAAVVVMEDSPHFNAGHGAALNENGIHELDASIMDGKTLAAGAISASRAIRNPVKAARALMADERAVYLTGEAADQFAKEQGLATEPQSYFTTQKRIEALAAMKVHAAAGTEATENEKHGTVGAVALDAAGHLAAATSTGGYTNKPNGRVGDSPVIGAGTYARDGACAVSGTGKGEFFIRYVVGHEIASRVAYLGQDLETAAGDLVHKDLAPYDIGAGLVAIDAEGGISAPYNTPGMFRGWVTPSGEARVATHDRVYEVEL encoded by the coding sequence ATGACGAAGATCGCATTGGCCATTCACGGCGGTTGCGGCGTGATGCCGGAACACAGCATGACGCCTGCGGAATGGGAGGCGGCGCGCGACGATCTGGCGGCGGCCTTGCGGGCCGGTTATGGCGTGCTGAAGGCCGGTGGAACCGCGCTTGAAGCGGTTGAGGCGGCGGTCGTCGTCATGGAGGACAGCCCGCATTTCAATGCAGGCCATGGGGCGGCGCTGAACGAGAACGGTATTCACGAACTCGACGCCTCGATCATGGACGGCAAGACGCTGGCGGCGGGCGCAATCAGCGCATCACGCGCCATCCGAAACCCGGTAAAGGCGGCCCGTGCGCTGATGGCGGATGAACGTGCTGTCTATCTCACTGGAGAAGCGGCTGACCAGTTTGCGAAAGAGCAGGGGCTTGCCACCGAACCTCAATCCTATTTCACCACGCAAAAACGTATCGAGGCGCTGGCGGCCATGAAGGTCCATGCCGCCGCTGGAACGGAAGCGACGGAAAACGAAAAGCACGGAACCGTCGGCGCGGTGGCGCTCGATGCGGCCGGGCATCTTGCAGCGGCGACCTCCACGGGCGGCTATACCAACAAGCCAAACGGCCGGGTGGGCGATAGCCCGGTGATCGGGGCTGGCACCTATGCGCGTGATGGAGCCTGCGCCGTTTCCGGCACCGGCAAGGGTGAGTTTTTCATCCGTTATGTCGTCGGCCACGAGATCGCGTCCCGTGTCGCCTATCTCGGGCAGGATCTGGAGACTGCGGCCGGCGATCTCGTCCATAAGGATCTGGCGCCTTACGATATCGGCGCCGGTCTCGTCGCGATAGACGCCGAAGGCGGCATATCCGCACCCTACAATACGCCTGGCATGTTCCGCGGCTGGGTGACGCCCTCCGGAGAGGCGCGTGTTGCCACCCACGACAGGGTCTATGAGGTGGAACTGTAA
- a CDS encoding hydantoinase/oxoprolinase N-terminal domain-containing protein → MKRIGIDVGGTNTDAVLIDGDTIVASIKVPTTQDVLSGVKAALAHVAGHVGAADRPIDAVMIGTTHFTNAVVERARLERVAAIRIALPTGSSLPPMCDWPGDLHEAVNPLIFMVHGGHEYDGSPLVPMIPDEIREAAMKIRDAGITSIAISATFSPLTTECEVRAAEIVRSVIPDARITLSHTLGRIGLLERENVALLNAALQTLGKTTVQAFSDALREAGVKAPFYLTQNDGTVALADVAAANPVHSFASGPTNSMRGAAFLTGLSDAMVVDVGGTTSDIGCLVGGFPREANNIVHIGGVRTLFRMPDLLPVALGGGTIVDPQTGKIGPRSVGYRILTEARVFGGETLTTSDIAVAAGLIEMGDKDRVKDLDPAFVQATLSRIRDMVADSFDQMKTSAEDVPLVAVGGGAFLIPERVPGASEVLRVENAGVANALGAAMAQVSGEVDQVFSGLSRDEALAKAETEAQNAAVASGAERASLKTLEVEDIPIAYLPGGARRVRVRVIGDIAFH, encoded by the coding sequence ATGAAACGCATCGGTATTGACGTTGGCGGCACCAATACGGATGCCGTTCTGATCGATGGAGACACCATCGTCGCCTCCATCAAGGTTCCGACCACGCAGGATGTCCTGTCCGGCGTAAAGGCGGCGCTCGCCCATGTGGCGGGCCATGTCGGCGCGGCGGACCGGCCCATCGACGCGGTGATGATCGGCACAACACATTTCACCAATGCGGTGGTGGAGCGCGCCCGGCTGGAGCGGGTCGCCGCCATCCGCATCGCGCTGCCGACCGGTTCTTCGCTGCCGCCGATGTGCGACTGGCCTGGGGATTTGCACGAGGCCGTCAATCCGCTGATCTTCATGGTTCATGGTGGCCACGAATATGACGGAAGCCCGCTGGTGCCGATGATCCCGGATGAAATCCGTGAGGCGGCAATGAAAATCCGCGATGCGGGCATCACCTCCATCGCCATTTCCGCGACCTTCTCGCCGCTGACGACGGAGTGCGAGGTGCGGGCGGCGGAGATCGTCCGTTCGGTCATTCCCGATGCGCGCATCACGCTTTCCCATACGCTCGGCCGCATCGGGCTTCTGGAGCGGGAAAACGTCGCCCTCCTGAACGCAGCGCTGCAAACGCTCGGCAAGACTACGGTTCAGGCATTTTCAGATGCGCTGCGCGAAGCGGGCGTGAAGGCGCCGTTTTATCTGACCCAGAATGACGGCACCGTGGCACTTGCGGATGTGGCCGCCGCGAACCCCGTGCACAGCTTCGCTTCCGGCCCGACGAACTCGATGCGTGGTGCGGCCTTCCTCACCGGTCTTTCCGATGCCATGGTGGTGGATGTCGGCGGCACCACCTCCGATATCGGCTGCCTTGTCGGCGGCTTTCCGCGCGAGGCGAACAATATCGTCCATATTGGCGGGGTACGCACGCTCTTCCGTATGCCCGACCTTCTGCCTGTCGCCCTTGGCGGCGGCACCATCGTCGATCCGCAGACCGGAAAGATCGGCCCGCGCTCGGTCGGATATCGCATCCTGACGGAAGCCCGCGTGTTCGGCGGCGAGACGCTGACGACATCGGATATCGCCGTGGCCGCAGGCTTGATCGAGATGGGCGACAAGGATCGTGTGAAAGACCTCGACCCGGCATTCGTGCAGGCGACGCTTTCCCGTATCCGCGACATGGTGGCCGACAGTTTCGACCAGATGAAGACGTCTGCGGAAGATGTGCCGCTGGTTGCGGTCGGCGGCGGGGCGTTCCTGATACCGGAGCGGGTTCCGGGCGCATCCGAGGTGTTGCGTGTGGAAAATGCAGGCGTTGCCAATGCGCTGGGTGCAGCCATGGCGCAGGTTTCGGGCGAAGTGGATCAGGTCTTTTCCGGCTTGAGCCGCGACGAGGCCCTTGCGAAAGCAGAAACCGAAGCGCAGAACGCGGCGGTCGCTTCGGGCGCGGAGCGGGCGAGCCTCAAGACGCTTGAGGTGGAGGATATTCCGATCGCCTATCTGCCGGGCGGCGCGCGGCGGGTGCGGGTGCGGGTCATCGGCGATATCGCCTTTCATTGA
- a CDS encoding DUF917 domain-containing protein: MIQEFSEDDIEPLATGAWILGTGGGGNPYISTLNLRRLYAEGRRVKVMDPMALADDDMVAVVSKMGAPLVGQERLGDPVHLARAVEVMEDYLGKPFRAIMSVEIGGSNALSSFLAAAMLDRPVVNADAMGRAYPEAQMTSFAIGNLPMFPLSLVDVRDNEVIVTRAASWKWMERISRKVCTEVGSTAATCKAPRTGKEVKEWGIHYTVTKATELGRAVMAARQRHDDPVQAVLDHEGGKQLFRGKVVDVARETTGGFLRGSTTIEGIDADKGSRLELAFQNEWAVAFRDGQPVAMTPDLLCLLDTISGSAIGTESVRYGQRVTVVALPAPELLTTPAGIAAVGPRAFGYDIDFRSVFP; encoded by the coding sequence ATGATCCAGGAATTTTCCGAAGACGATATCGAACCTCTGGCCACCGGCGCCTGGATTCTGGGAACGGGCGGCGGCGGCAACCCCTATATCTCGACGCTCAACCTGCGCCGTCTTTATGCCGAGGGCAGGCGGGTGAAGGTCATGGATCCCATGGCGCTTGCCGATGACGACATGGTTGCCGTTGTCTCCAAGATGGGGGCGCCGCTTGTTGGTCAGGAGCGGCTGGGGGACCCCGTCCATCTCGCCCGCGCTGTCGAGGTGATGGAGGATTATCTCGGCAAGCCGTTCCGGGCGATCATGAGCGTGGAAATCGGCGGTTCGAATGCGCTGTCGTCCTTCCTTGCCGCCGCCATGCTCGACCGGCCGGTCGTTAATGCCGATGCCATGGGGCGCGCCTATCCCGAAGCGCAGATGACCTCCTTCGCCATCGGCAACCTGCCGATGTTCCCGTTGTCGCTGGTCGATGTGCGCGACAATGAGGTGATCGTCACGCGGGCGGCTTCGTGGAAATGGATGGAGCGCATCTCGCGCAAGGTCTGCACCGAAGTCGGCTCCACCGCCGCCACCTGCAAGGCGCCACGCACCGGCAAGGAAGTGAAGGAATGGGGCATTCACTACACCGTCACCAAGGCGACTGAACTCGGCCGCGCGGTGATGGCGGCGCGTCAACGCCATGATGACCCCGTTCAGGCGGTTCTCGACCATGAGGGCGGCAAGCAGCTGTTCCGCGGCAAGGTGGTGGATGTGGCGCGTGAAACCACCGGCGGTTTCCTGCGCGGCAGCACGACCATTGAAGGCATCGATGCGGATAAAGGCTCGCGACTGGAACTCGCCTTCCAGAACGAATGGGCGGTCGCCTTCCGTGATGGCCAGCCGGTTGCCATGACGCCGGACCTGCTCTGCCTTCTCGACACTATCTCGGGCAGCGCCATCGGCACGGAATCTGTGCGTTATGGCCAGCGCGTCACGGTTGTCGCCCTGCCGGCGCCGGAACTTTTGACGACACCTGCCGGCATCGCCGCCGTCGGCCCGCGCGCCTTCGGTTATGACATTGATTTCAGATCGGTATTCCCATGA
- a CDS encoding ABC transporter substrate-binding protein has protein sequence MKMPVLASRLAALALGTALALPLFSSAVLAEDKVSVAVNTMQIFSSLDPAKVTDYTGYMAIVNMYDGLTTVNAKGEIVPHLAKSWDISPDGLTYTFHLRDDAKFQDGTAVKAADLAWSIQRLLGINKGPSNLIVGVLKPENVTAPDDATLVMKIERQFSPFMAATPLMMAMNKTLIEANAKPEDKWGEAYVGEHSAGFGPYKLVSYNRSADMVIARNADYFLGWTKGKPIDEVRFVQTSDDATVKALAEKGELGLSSHGLGNDTYESIGRMKGYKLIQTRTAGGFVIKLNTKVYPTDDVHVRRAIAYATDYKTIQEVIYPGFDMKGPLSDAFKDAHNGDIQPGVYDLEKAKEELAKSKYAGQKITLVNSYVASLAFEAEVALLLQSSLEQIGITLDIKPEPWNRIVELSSKPETTPASTQVNISPTYPSPDAMFYNQYHSKASGTWMSMEWLQSAEIDGLIDKVRATTDVSEQNATYKELQTKIVDLQPDVWAVAPNRRYAANKCLQGYEFIPMQSWDLNFSNFHWDCKAE, from the coding sequence ATGAAAATGCCTGTACTTGCTTCCCGTCTCGCCGCGCTGGCGCTCGGCACAGCGCTCGCGTTGCCGCTTTTTTCTTCTGCAGTCCTTGCGGAAGACAAGGTGTCAGTTGCGGTCAACACCATGCAGATATTCAGCTCGCTCGACCCTGCGAAGGTGACCGATTACACCGGCTACATGGCCATCGTGAACATGTATGACGGCCTGACCACGGTGAACGCCAAGGGCGAAATTGTACCGCATCTGGCGAAATCCTGGGATATTTCGCCAGACGGCCTGACCTACACCTTCCACCTGCGCGACGACGCGAAATTTCAGGATGGCACGGCGGTAAAGGCTGCCGATCTTGCCTGGTCGATCCAGCGTCTGCTCGGCATCAACAAGGGCCCGTCGAACCTCATCGTCGGCGTGCTGAAGCCCGAAAACGTCACTGCACCCGACGATGCCACGCTGGTCATGAAGATCGAGCGCCAGTTCTCGCCCTTCATGGCGGCGACGCCGCTGATGATGGCGATGAACAAGACGCTGATCGAAGCCAATGCCAAGCCCGAAGACAAATGGGGTGAGGCCTATGTTGGCGAACATTCCGCCGGTTTCGGCCCCTACAAGCTGGTCAGCTACAACCGCTCGGCCGATATGGTCATTGCCCGCAATGCCGATTATTTCCTCGGCTGGACCAAGGGCAAGCCGATCGATGAAGTGCGCTTCGTGCAGACCAGCGACGACGCCACCGTAAAGGCGCTGGCGGAAAAGGGCGAACTCGGCCTTTCCTCGCACGGACTTGGCAACGACACCTATGAATCCATCGGCCGCATGAAGGGCTACAAGCTGATCCAGACCCGCACCGCCGGCGGTTTTGTCATCAAGCTCAATACCAAGGTCTATCCGACCGACGACGTGCACGTGCGCCGCGCCATTGCCTATGCGACCGACTACAAGACGATCCAGGAAGTGATCTATCCCGGTTTCGACATGAAGGGTCCGCTCTCCGACGCCTTCAAGGATGCGCATAACGGCGATATCCAGCCCGGCGTCTATGATCTGGAAAAGGCCAAGGAAGAACTGGCGAAGTCGAAATATGCCGGCCAGAAGATCACGCTGGTCAACAGCTATGTCGCTTCGCTTGCCTTCGAGGCCGAAGTGGCGCTCCTTTTGCAGTCCAGCCTCGAGCAGATCGGCATCACGCTCGATATCAAGCCCGAGCCGTGGAACCGCATTGTCGAACTGTCCTCCAAGCCGGAAACGACGCCCGCATCGACGCAGGTGAACATCTCGCCGACCTACCCGTCGCCGGATGCGATGTTCTACAACCAGTACCATTCCAAAGCCTCCGGCACCTGGATGTCGATGGAATGGCTGCAGAGCGCGGAAATCGACGGGCTGATCGACAAGGTCCGCGCCACCACCGATGTCAGCGAACAGAACGCCACCTACAAGGAGCTGCAGACGAAGATCGTCGATCTTCAGCCTGACGTCTGGGCGGTTGCACCGAACCGCCGTTATGCGGCGAACAAGTGCCTTCAGGGTTACGAGTTCATTCCCATGCAGAGCTGGGATCTGAATTTCTCCAACTTCCATTGGGACTGCAAGGCGGAGTGA
- a CDS encoding DUF917 domain-containing protein: protein MAETRKLKYDEAALRTLTREDLDALEIGAGILGTGGGGNPYLGKLLALEAMKAGYEMKILATDAIEPDALCMSIGGIGAPVVGVERIREGREGLRCLRAMEELIRTPVDAIVCEEIGGSNSMNPLVTAALGGLPILDCDGMGRAFPEMQMTTFSIYGHSSTPSVMCDLHGNAVIFSHAVSEVWHERMARACVVSQGGGAMLATAPMQAHYVHQYGIPKTYTKAIAIGEAVIRARKQQEDPIAAVCALEGGRRIFNGKITDLKRHLRGGFAVGDLTLSGFDDCAGQTAGVAIQNEFLLFSRDGKVEVTVPDLIVLLDVDTGYPITTEVLRYGQRVAVIAIPCHDLLRSARALEVVGPAAFGYPDIPFSPLPVPVSKAA, encoded by the coding sequence ATGGCTGAGACACGCAAGCTGAAATATGACGAAGCGGCATTGCGGACGCTGACGCGGGAAGATCTCGACGCGCTGGAAATCGGTGCGGGCATTCTCGGCACTGGCGGCGGCGGCAATCCCTATCTCGGCAAGCTTCTGGCGTTGGAAGCCATGAAGGCCGGTTACGAGATGAAGATCCTTGCCACCGATGCCATCGAACCGGATGCGCTCTGCATGTCCATCGGCGGCATCGGCGCACCTGTCGTCGGCGTTGAGCGCATTCGCGAAGGCCGCGAGGGCCTGCGTTGCCTGCGGGCGATGGAGGAGCTGATCCGCACCCCGGTCGATGCCATCGTCTGCGAGGAAATCGGCGGTTCCAATTCCATGAATCCGCTGGTGACAGCGGCGCTCGGCGGCCTGCCGATCCTCGATTGCGACGGCATGGGCCGGGCATTCCCGGAAATGCAGATGACCACCTTCTCCATCTATGGCCACAGTTCCACGCCCTCGGTGATGTGCGATCTGCACGGCAATGCCGTCATTTTCAGCCATGCCGTTTCCGAGGTCTGGCACGAGCGCATGGCGCGCGCCTGCGTCGTTTCGCAGGGCGGCGGCGCGATGTTGGCGACCGCGCCGATGCAGGCGCATTACGTGCACCAGTATGGCATTCCGAAAACCTACACCAAGGCGATTGCCATCGGCGAGGCAGTGATCCGTGCCCGCAAGCAGCAGGAAGACCCGATTGCCGCGGTCTGCGCACTGGAAGGCGGAAGGCGCATCTTCAACGGCAAGATCACCGATCTGAAGCGCCACCTGCGCGGCGGTTTTGCTGTCGGTGATCTCACGCTGTCCGGCTTCGATGATTGCGCGGGCCAGACGGCGGGCGTCGCCATTCAGAACGAATTCCTGCTGTTTTCCCGGGATGGCAAGGTGGAAGTGACGGTTCCCGACCTGATCGTCCTGCTCGATGTCGATACGGGTTATCCGATCACTACCGAAGTGCTGCGTTATGGCCAGCGCGTGGCCGTTATCGCCATCCCCTGCCACGACCTGCTGCGCAGCGCCCGCGCGCTTGAGGTCGTCGGGCCGGCGGCATTTGGCTATCCGGACATTCCTTTCTCACCGCTGCCCGTCCCGGTCAGCAAGGCTGCCTAA
- a CDS encoding hydantoinase/oxoprolinase N-terminal domain-containing protein, translated as MYRVGIDVGGTNTDAVVLQDKTVLAGVKASTTEDVTSGVIEALEKVIEASGIDRARIGAVMIGTTHFTNAVIERRHMDEVAAIRLGLPSGAGLPPMVDWPDDLREIVGNHGYQVRGGYEFDGREISALDEDEIVRIAADIRAKGLKAAAVTCVFSGINDAMELRTKEILQERCPGLPVVMSKDIGRHGLLARESAAIMNASLLSLADRTVAAFGEALKAAGITCPFYITQNDGTLMAADVVRGFPVLTFASGPTNSMRGAAFLTGLKDAVVVDVGGTTSDVGSLSHGFPRQASTTVDIGGVRTNFRMPDVFSIGLGGGSLVVKGDHGLTVGPKSVGYRVRRDALCFGGSTLTATDIAVASGKADVGEKALVSSLDKKLVDAAVDKINDMLEACVERSRISSSPVPVIAVGGGSILMPDRIGDLEVIRPENFAVANAVGAAIAQISGETDRVFSLVDGRTRESALAEAEAEAREKAIAAGAVAETLEVIEREDMPLAYLPGNATRIHVKVVGEMGANHG; from the coding sequence GTGTATCGCGTTGGAATTGACGTCGGCGGCACGAATACCGATGCCGTTGTGTTGCAGGATAAAACGGTTCTGGCGGGAGTGAAGGCCTCCACGACAGAGGATGTGACGTCCGGTGTCATCGAAGCCCTTGAAAAGGTCATCGAGGCGTCGGGCATCGACAGGGCGCGCATCGGCGCCGTGATGATCGGCACCACGCATTTCACCAATGCGGTGATCGAGCGCCGGCATATGGATGAGGTGGCCGCCATCCGTCTCGGCCTGCCGTCCGGCGCCGGCCTGCCGCCCATGGTCGACTGGCCGGATGATCTCCGGGAAATCGTCGGCAACCACGGTTATCAGGTGCGCGGCGGATACGAATTCGACGGTCGTGAGATTTCAGCCCTCGATGAGGATGAGATCGTCCGCATCGCCGCCGATATCCGCGCCAAGGGCCTGAAGGCCGCTGCCGTCACCTGCGTTTTCAGCGGCATCAACGATGCGATGGAACTGCGGACGAAGGAAATCCTGCAGGAGCGTTGCCCCGGCCTGCCGGTTGTCATGTCCAAGGATATCGGCCGTCACGGTCTGCTCGCCCGCGAGAGCGCGGCGATCATGAATGCCAGCCTGTTGTCGCTTGCCGACCGCACCGTCGCCGCTTTCGGCGAGGCGCTGAAGGCGGCGGGCATCACTTGCCCGTTCTACATTACCCAGAACGACGGCACGTTGATGGCGGCGGATGTGGTGCGTGGCTTCCCCGTGCTCACCTTCGCTTCCGGCCCGACGAATTCCATGCGCGGTGCGGCTTTCCTTACTGGTCTCAAGGATGCCGTCGTGGTGGATGTCGGCGGCACCACCTCCGATGTCGGCTCGCTGTCGCATGGCTTTCCGCGTCAGGCTTCCACGACGGTGGATATTGGCGGTGTGCGCACCAATTTCCGCATGCCTGACGTCTTTTCCATCGGTCTCGGTGGTGGTTCGCTGGTGGTCAAGGGCGACCATGGGCTGACCGTCGGCCCGAAATCCGTCGGTTACCGCGTTCGCCGCGATGCACTCTGCTTCGGCGGCTCGACCCTGACGGCAACCGATATCGCCGTTGCCTCCGGCAAGGCGGATGTGGGTGAGAAGGCGCTGGTCTCCAGTCTCGACAAAAAGCTCGTGGATGCGGCGGTCGACAAGATCAACGACATGCTCGAGGCCTGCGTGGAGCGCAGCCGCATCTCGTCGTCACCGGTGCCGGTGATTGCCGTTGGCGGCGGTTCCATCCTGATGCCGGATCGTATCGGTGACCTTGAGGTCATCCGGCCCGAGAATTTCGCGGTGGCCAATGCCGTCGGCGCGGCAATCGCGCAGATCAGCGGCGAGACCGACCGGGTCTTCTCGCTGGTGGACGGACGCACGCGCGAGAGCGCACTGGCAGAAGCAGAAGCCGAGGCGCGCGAGAAGGCGATTGCGGCCGGCGCGGTCGCCGAGACGCTGGAAGTGATTGAGCGCGAGGACATGCCGCTTGCCTACCTGCCCGGTAATGCCACCCGCATTCATGTGAAAGTTGTTGGAGAAATGGGAGCCAACCATGGCTGA